In Desulfonatronum sp. SC1, the sequence AAACCCGGCCTGTCCTGCACCCTCTGCGGAGACTGCATCCACCGCTGCCGCGACAACCGCCTGTCCTACGGCTTCGCCCGCCTCTCACCCACCACGTCCCGCCATTTGTTCATCCTGCTGATCACCGTCCTGCATGCCGTGTTTCTGGCCACGGCCAGGATATGATTTGAGTTGGAAGGGGTGCAGTCATTTGAAATATAAATCGGAGTTGACGCTGCAATGCACACGCATTACCTTCGGCCAATACCATGAAGGAGGTTATCATGCCGACATCAACCTTGTTCGAGTCAACCCTGACGGAACGCTACCAGACCACCATTCCCAAGATCGTCCGTGAAACCCTTGGGCTTGGGAAAGGGGACAAGCTCAAGTACAGCATTGATGCCGGAAAAGTGTCCATTGCTCGTATCGATGAGGTGGAGAATGATCCAATACTGGAGGGATTTCTCGCGTTTCTGGCCC encodes:
- a CDS encoding type II toxin-antitoxin system PrlF family antitoxin, with amino-acid sequence MPTSTLFESTLTERYQTTIPKIVRETLGLGKGDKLKYSIDAGKVSIARIDEVENDPILEGFLAFLARDMERHQERIQTVDSGLAQRITSLTRNIQVDLDQPLDEDG